The following coding sequences are from one Oceaniferula flava window:
- a CDS encoding DUF7133 domain-containing protein, with protein MNSLAPTHRKTKLSFLALSLLCISPLTAEPGDKIYQKGFLSKDEALKSIELKDGYRLELVLSEPHIHEPVAMAWDGNGVLYVVQMRTYMQDADATGEKKPESLISRHEDTDGDGVYDQHSVFIDNLKLPRMVLPLDDRVMVGVTDTLDLWNYRDTDGDGVADEKVKIYEGGRRGGNMEHQPSGLVWNLDNWIYLTYEAKRYRFTDGKLEVQKLPRGGGQWGLSQDDAGRLYYSTAGGEKPALYFQQPIAYGALNLSGQEEPGFRTVYPIAEVPDVQGGKRRVGPNGGLNNFTGVAGQSIYRGDRLPADLKGDLLIPEPVGRLIRQVEVDRENGKSVLRNVHPKSEFIRSRDINFRPVWTATSPDGALMILDMHRGIIQQGNWTRPKSYLRGIIDKWGLDKNIGKGRLYQLVHDSYKPDRQPRMLEESTAELVAHLSHPNGWWRDTAQKLIILRSDRESVVPALEKLLSDGQSDLGRLHALWTLEGMGKLSPENVVTALKDTSSLVRSSAVRCAEPYLLSEKPEVIKALTSSPAMKSDIEMVIQTFNSINTSGTVSPVLLGFRDKIAEHFQDNETISALAQAQRSEFADKQAELKQKKLGAAFSKSMKRGKVIYQQLCFSCHGNDGKGTPMPGQEGEKLAPSFVGSARVLGRGGESTIRTLLHGLTGDLDGREYEGLMVAMANNDDLWIADVANYIRNSFGNQADFVRAENVAVLRKEHSSRKKPWTQKELEALEPQPLTNKKKWKLSASHKSKDLKLAVDGNPKSRYTTGAGQEPGMWIQIEFPKETELDAIVLDSQRSARDFPRGYQVQVSANGRQWSQALASGTGKNPITNISLPAGTKGRFVRITQTGKIKNLFWSIHEIEIYGN; from the coding sequence ATGAACTCATTAGCCCCCACTCACCGCAAAACCAAACTGAGCTTTTTAGCTCTATCGCTCCTATGCATCAGCCCTTTGACCGCCGAACCTGGAGATAAGATCTATCAGAAAGGGTTTCTATCAAAAGATGAGGCGCTGAAATCCATTGAACTGAAGGATGGATATCGCCTGGAGCTCGTGCTCAGCGAGCCCCACATTCATGAACCGGTCGCGATGGCATGGGATGGCAATGGCGTGCTCTATGTGGTGCAGATGCGCACCTACATGCAAGATGCGGATGCTACGGGCGAAAAGAAACCAGAGAGCCTAATCTCCCGTCACGAAGATACCGATGGCGACGGAGTTTACGACCAACACAGCGTGTTCATTGATAACTTGAAATTGCCCCGGATGGTGCTGCCACTCGATGACCGCGTGATGGTGGGTGTTACCGATACGCTCGATCTCTGGAACTATCGCGACACAGATGGCGATGGGGTTGCGGATGAAAAAGTCAAAATCTACGAAGGCGGCCGGCGTGGTGGGAATATGGAACACCAACCGAGCGGCCTGGTGTGGAATCTGGATAACTGGATCTATCTCACCTACGAGGCCAAGCGCTACCGCTTCACCGATGGCAAGTTAGAGGTGCAGAAACTGCCACGTGGTGGTGGCCAGTGGGGGCTCAGCCAAGACGACGCCGGACGTTTGTACTACTCGACCGCCGGAGGCGAAAAACCGGCACTTTATTTTCAGCAACCGATCGCTTACGGCGCGCTGAACTTGAGTGGTCAAGAAGAACCCGGCTTCCGCACCGTGTATCCGATCGCGGAAGTGCCCGATGTGCAGGGTGGGAAACGCCGCGTTGGACCGAATGGGGGACTGAACAACTTCACCGGTGTCGCCGGGCAGAGCATTTACCGGGGCGATCGCTTGCCGGCTGATCTCAAGGGCGACTTGTTGATCCCCGAGCCAGTCGGTCGCTTGATTCGCCAGGTGGAAGTGGACCGTGAGAACGGCAAAAGCGTGCTGAGAAATGTCCACCCGAAGTCAGAGTTCATCCGCTCACGCGATATCAATTTCCGCCCGGTGTGGACGGCGACTTCTCCGGATGGAGCCCTGATGATCCTCGATATGCACCGGGGCATCATCCAGCAGGGGAATTGGACACGACCGAAAAGCTACCTGCGTGGTATCATTGACAAGTGGGGGCTGGATAAAAATATTGGCAAAGGACGGCTCTACCAACTGGTTCACGATTCCTATAAGCCGGATCGTCAACCTCGCATGTTAGAAGAAAGCACGGCCGAGCTGGTCGCGCATCTTTCTCACCCGAACGGCTGGTGGCGCGATACCGCGCAGAAGCTGATCATCCTGCGCTCCGACCGAGAAAGTGTGGTTCCAGCCCTGGAAAAGCTGCTCTCTGATGGCCAGAGCGATCTGGGTCGGTTGCATGCTCTGTGGACGCTGGAGGGCATGGGAAAACTGAGCCCAGAGAACGTTGTCACCGCCCTCAAGGATACATCGTCCCTGGTGCGAAGCTCTGCCGTGCGTTGTGCCGAGCCCTATTTACTCAGTGAAAAACCCGAAGTCATCAAGGCCCTGACCAGCTCTCCTGCGATGAAGTCGGATATCGAGATGGTGATTCAAACATTCAACTCCATCAACACCAGTGGAACGGTCTCACCAGTTTTGTTAGGGTTCCGTGACAAGATTGCCGAGCACTTCCAAGACAACGAAACCATCTCCGCCCTGGCGCAAGCGCAGCGTTCCGAATTCGCCGATAAGCAGGCCGAGTTGAAACAAAAGAAACTCGGAGCTGCCTTCTCCAAAAGTATGAAGCGGGGCAAGGTGATCTATCAGCAGTTGTGTTTCTCATGCCACGGGAACGACGGCAAAGGCACTCCGATGCCAGGTCAGGAAGGTGAGAAGTTAGCCCCGTCGTTTGTCGGTTCAGCACGGGTGTTAGGTCGTGGCGGGGAGAGCACCATCCGCACGCTACTGCACGGACTGACCGGCGACTTGGATGGTCGTGAATATGAAGGGTTGATGGTGGCGATGGCGAACAATGACGACCTATGGATTGCCGATGTGGCCAACTACATCCGCAACAGCTTCGGCAATCAGGCGGACTTTGTCCGTGCCGAAAACGTCGCCGTTCTGCGCAAAGAGCACTCGTCGAGGAAAAAGCCATGGACGCAAAAAGAGCTGGAAGCCCTCGAACCACAACCGCTGACGAACAAGAAGAAGTGGAAACTGAGCGCCAGCCACAAAAGCAAGGACCTTAAGCTCGCCGTCGATGGCAACCCCAAAAGCCGCTACACCACAGGAGCGGGGCAAGAACCCGGCATGTGGATTCAGATTGAGTTTCCCAAGGAAACCGAACTCGATGCCATTGTGCTCGACTCGCAAAGGTCCGCCCGAGATTTTCCACGTGGCTATCAGGTGCAGGTCTCGGCGAACGGTCGCCAATGGAGTCAAGCGCTGGCCAGCGGCACTGGAAAAAATCCCATCACTAACATCTCTCTGCCGGCAGGCACCAAGGGGCGATTTGTGAGGATCACTCAGACCGGTAAGATCAAAAACTTATTTTGGTCGATCCACGAAATCGAGATCTACGGCAACTGA
- a CDS encoding sulfatase-like hydrolase/transferase — MKTPQKNIARIVGAILTLPLLCTHVVAQEKPNIVVVLADDMGWGDSETYGHKLIKTPNMNRMAAEGVKFNQFYSACGVCSPSRSAILTGRTPYRNGVWRHLSGVHEAHLRASEITYPELLKKEGYETCHVGKWHLLSRQQFNKPEFPQPGDHGYDHWMYTQNNAVPSHKNPNNFVLNGKPVGPTEGYSAQLVAAEANRWLKDIRNPKKPFLMSVWFHEPHSPIATDSRFQELYKDHKNSKYMGNITQLDHALGMVLDALEEQGVSDNTLVFFTSDNGPVPAYGGTTGGLRGNKRSEYEGGIRVPGLVRWPGKIKPGTVSDVPVVGTDIFSTVLDIVGVPLPDNRTIDGVSMVPAFAGKPVERKIPLFWRTHVSAPQARVAMRIGDWKIVGDETLTKFQLFEVQKDWKEEHDLAAKMPEKTEKMKKKLLAVWADIKEEGPNEWWENARQKPVKGGTINY, encoded by the coding sequence ATGAAAACCCCTCAAAAAAACATCGCTCGCATCGTCGGTGCGATCCTCACCCTGCCGCTTCTGTGCACTCATGTGGTCGCTCAGGAAAAACCCAACATCGTCGTGGTGCTTGCCGACGACATGGGTTGGGGCGACTCCGAAACCTACGGTCACAAACTGATCAAGACCCCCAACATGAACCGGATGGCGGCCGAGGGCGTGAAGTTCAATCAGTTCTACTCCGCCTGCGGTGTCTGCTCACCGTCAAGGTCCGCAATCCTCACAGGCCGCACACCCTACCGCAATGGCGTCTGGCGACACCTGTCCGGCGTGCATGAAGCCCATCTGCGCGCCAGCGAGATCACATATCCGGAGCTGCTGAAAAAAGAAGGCTACGAGACCTGCCACGTTGGAAAATGGCATCTGCTCTCGAGGCAGCAGTTCAACAAACCCGAATTCCCGCAACCTGGCGACCATGGATACGACCACTGGATGTACACGCAGAACAACGCGGTCCCCAGCCACAAGAACCCTAACAATTTCGTCTTAAACGGCAAACCTGTGGGACCGACCGAAGGCTACTCCGCCCAACTGGTCGCCGCCGAAGCAAACCGATGGCTGAAAGACATCCGCAATCCTAAAAAGCCCTTTCTGATGTCCGTCTGGTTCCACGAACCCCACTCACCTATCGCCACCGATTCCAGGTTTCAAGAGCTCTACAAAGACCACAAAAACAGCAAATATATGGGCAACATCACCCAGCTGGATCATGCTCTCGGCATGGTGTTAGATGCCTTGGAAGAACAAGGTGTCAGCGATAACACCCTGGTCTTCTTCACCTCCGACAATGGTCCGGTGCCAGCCTACGGCGGCACCACAGGAGGCCTGCGCGGCAACAAACGCAGTGAGTATGAAGGCGGCATCCGCGTGCCTGGGCTGGTGCGTTGGCCCGGAAAAATCAAACCCGGCACCGTGAGTGATGTTCCCGTCGTGGGCACCGACATCTTTTCCACCGTGCTCGATATCGTGGGAGTTCCCCTCCCGGACAACCGCACCATCGATGGCGTCAGCATGGTCCCCGCCTTCGCCGGCAAACCGGTCGAGCGCAAGATCCCGCTATTCTGGCGCACCCACGTTTCCGCGCCCCAAGCACGGGTCGCCATGCGCATCGGCGATTGGAAAATCGTCGGCGACGAAACCCTCACCAAGTTCCAGCTCTTCGAGGTTCAGAAAGATTGGAAGGAAGAGCATGACCTCGCCGCGAAAATGCCGGAGAAAACCGAGAAGATGAAAAAGAAACTACTCGCCGTCTGGGCCGACATCAAAGAGGAAGGCCCCAACGAATGGTGGGAAAACGCACGCCAAAAACCCGTCAAAGGCGGAACGATCAACTACTAA
- a CDS encoding putative glycoside hydrolase, with product MIRKTALVISLLSATLTLAATAENRLPEFSWDTVPRYMHVRKYTAFTPDEIKYLAKFPLITLEKTTGSRDSGSTEAGTLKAAKAIKQVNPDSKILYYRNIIVHYGSYAADSQLKKIDQPFLSDPQGGTNLVRGKVPAYDLTQPKVQQWWLDHAREVCASDSIDGLFVDGNIKALEERYLLRQIGKDKRSALTAAYHQMMKQLPEKLGKDKLVIANIIRARFPRAGVEYLDYFDGSYIEGFEHAVGRSKREDYMAKGIAAIQKAARSGKIIAFTIGLGPYTDTDMDAQKAKTSNKTFKSAHDRFLYTLALFLVCAEPHSYFMLADGYGVDNGRSRLWMKDYPEYSYPLGAPKGPAQRDGYSYRRDFEHASVTVDIESETAEILWKKKPKPSSQR from the coding sequence ATGATCCGTAAAACCGCCCTCGTCATCAGCCTGCTGAGCGCCACACTCACCCTGGCGGCCACCGCGGAGAACCGACTCCCGGAGTTTAGCTGGGACACCGTGCCGCGCTACATGCACGTGCGGAAATACACCGCCTTCACCCCGGACGAGATCAAGTATCTCGCCAAGTTCCCACTGATCACGTTGGAAAAAACCACCGGGTCGCGAGACTCCGGCAGCACTGAGGCAGGCACCCTGAAAGCGGCGAAGGCGATTAAGCAGGTGAACCCTGACAGCAAGATCCTTTACTACCGAAATATCATCGTGCACTACGGCTCCTACGCCGCCGATTCCCAGCTGAAAAAAATCGATCAACCGTTTTTGAGCGACCCACAAGGCGGCACCAATCTGGTGCGCGGCAAAGTCCCAGCCTACGATCTCACCCAGCCCAAGGTCCAGCAATGGTGGCTCGATCACGCCCGCGAGGTTTGTGCCTCTGACTCCATCGACGGCCTCTTTGTCGATGGCAATATCAAGGCGCTCGAGGAACGTTACCTGCTGCGCCAGATTGGCAAGGACAAGCGCAGCGCACTCACTGCGGCCTATCACCAGATGATGAAGCAGCTGCCGGAAAAGTTAGGCAAGGACAAGCTGGTGATCGCCAACATCATCCGAGCACGCTTCCCCCGTGCGGGTGTCGAGTATCTCGATTATTTTGACGGCTCATACATCGAAGGATTTGAGCACGCTGTCGGGCGCAGCAAGCGCGAGGACTACATGGCCAAGGGGATCGCCGCCATCCAGAAAGCCGCCCGCAGCGGCAAGATCATCGCATTCACCATCGGCCTCGGTCCCTACACAGACACCGACATGGATGCGCAAAAGGCGAAGACATCGAACAAAACATTCAAATCGGCCCACGATCGCTTTCTCTATACCTTGGCGCTGTTCCTCGTTTGCGCGGAACCACATAGCTACTTCATGCTCGCGGATGGTTACGGTGTGGACAATGGTCGCAGCAGGCTCTGGATGAAGGACTACCCCGAATATTCCTACCCTCTCGGTGCGCCGAAAGGCCCCGCGCAGCGTGACGGCTACAGCTACCGTCGCGACTTCGAACACGCATCGGTCACAGTCGATATCGAATCCGAAACGGCTGAGATTCTCTGGAAAAAGAAACCCAAGCCGTCATCGCAGCGATAA
- a CDS encoding sulfatase family protein, with protein MKPATKLLTALLCCASPLLHAAKPNIVYVMCDDLGYGDIQILNPERGKIATPHVDKLAKAGMIFTDAHSGSSVCTPTRYGLLTGRYSWRTHLQKGVVQGFAPCLIAPKRPTVASFLKSNGYHTAIVGKWHLNFRYQDPKSGENLKRKKKKSPAPVGSKIPDGPVHRGFDYFHGFHHAGDMQCVVENDEVIAHDPEINMLPRIKEKAVAYIDERAKTDPDQPFFLYVPFGSPHTPILPTKAWQGKSGLGAYADFVMETDDAFGAILTALDRNGFADNTLVIFTSDNGCSKAAKIPDLQKQGHFPSAHLRGSKADIWDGGHRVPFIARWPGKIKAASTSDQLLCMTDVFATCADLLGKELPADSAEDSVSFLPAFKGEAISSTREGVVHHSISGHFAYRMGKWKLCLAKASGGWSAPKENQAPQGSPKGQLYDMDADPGETNNLYTSKPEVVQQLLKQLTVDVTSGRSTNGPKSDNDFEPIKLWKTKKK; from the coding sequence ATGAAACCAGCTACGAAACTCCTAACCGCCCTGCTCTGCTGCGCGAGCCCTCTTCTTCATGCCGCGAAACCTAACATCGTCTACGTCATGTGCGATGATCTGGGCTACGGCGACATCCAAATCCTCAACCCGGAGCGGGGAAAAATCGCCACGCCTCACGTGGACAAACTCGCCAAGGCCGGCATGATTTTCACCGATGCCCATTCTGGATCGTCGGTCTGCACCCCTACTCGCTATGGCTTACTAACAGGACGCTACAGCTGGCGCACCCATTTGCAAAAAGGTGTGGTACAAGGCTTCGCCCCCTGCCTCATCGCTCCAAAACGCCCCACGGTGGCCAGTTTTCTCAAGTCGAACGGCTACCACACCGCCATCGTGGGCAAGTGGCACCTCAACTTCCGCTACCAAGACCCGAAATCTGGAGAAAATCTGAAGAGGAAGAAGAAAAAATCCCCGGCACCCGTCGGCAGTAAAATCCCTGACGGCCCGGTGCATCGTGGCTTCGATTACTTTCATGGCTTCCACCACGCTGGCGACATGCAATGTGTGGTCGAGAACGATGAAGTCATCGCCCATGATCCGGAGATCAACATGCTGCCACGCATCAAGGAAAAGGCCGTGGCCTACATCGATGAGCGGGCCAAAACCGACCCCGACCAACCGTTCTTCCTCTACGTTCCCTTCGGATCGCCACACACCCCCATCCTGCCCACCAAAGCATGGCAGGGAAAAAGCGGACTGGGTGCCTACGCGGACTTTGTCATGGAAACGGATGATGCCTTCGGTGCCATCCTAACAGCGCTCGATCGAAATGGCTTCGCCGATAACACCCTGGTGATTTTCACCTCCGACAACGGCTGCTCCAAGGCCGCGAAAATCCCCGACCTTCAGAAGCAGGGTCACTTCCCCAGCGCCCACCTGCGTGGCTCGAAGGCAGACATCTGGGACGGCGGTCACCGAGTGCCGTTCATCGCCCGCTGGCCTGGGAAGATCAAGGCAGCCAGCACCAGCGATCAGTTGCTCTGCATGACTGATGTCTTTGCCACTTGCGCAGACCTGTTAGGCAAAGAGTTACCTGCTGACTCAGCCGAGGACAGTGTCAGTTTCCTCCCTGCCTTCAAGGGGGAAGCCATCAGCTCCACGCGTGAAGGAGTCGTCCACCACTCGATCAGCGGTCACTTTGCTTACCGGATGGGCAAATGGAAACTCTGCTTGGCGAAAGCCTCTGGTGGCTGGTCCGCCCCGAAAGAAAACCAAGCGCCGCAAGGCAGCCCGAAAGGACAGCTCTACGACATGGACGCGGACCCTGGGGAAACAAACAACCTCTACACCTCCAAGCCGGAGGTCGTCCAACAGCTTCTCAAGCAGCTGACCGTTGATGTCACCAGCGGTCGCAGTACCAACGGGCCGAAGTCAGACAATGATTTCGAACCCATCAAACTCTGGAAAACCAAAAAGAAGTAA
- a CDS encoding arylsulfatase — translation MPGLLHRLSLLGGIAALFLLPAQAEKRPNVILIMTDDQGYGDIGAHGNPQLKTPALDQLHAESLRLTNFHSSPFCTPTRAALMTGRFPARTGAYRTSSGRTMMHTDERTIGHVFAENGYATGMVGKWHLGDNAPHRPQDRGFQDVVWHRCGGIGQASDYWGNDYFDDTYERNGKFEKFEGYCTDVWFEEAKRFIRERKDEAFFLYLALNAPHGPYFVPEQWAAPYKNHPATKAFANFYGMIANIDHNVDLLRKELDRLELSENTILIFMTDNGTAAGAKFKGLDSEAVKGFNAGMRGKKSSIYEGGHRVPFFIHWPKGGLEGGRDISALTAHIDVLPTLAALCGIELQESHQPDGISFDNLLKDPQATPRRDHLVVQFQGGAYFNAQPQKWQDSCVVKDRWRLINGKELYDLEADLAQRNDVAAEHPEVLAELRALYTPFWKSVAPRMTPVSIDLGNPTDNPTVLCSQDWYMAKGNPPWNFRHIQKLPRVTGPWMVDVKKAGIYRITLRQLPKEAKATVNAVRARLTIAGIEKEAVVEKGSRGVVFELSLPAGKTQLTTYLYDAQGKAGGAYFTEVEAL, via the coding sequence ATGCCAGGCCTACTGCATCGACTCTCGCTTCTGGGAGGCATTGCCGCACTTTTCCTCCTCCCCGCGCAGGCGGAAAAGCGCCCCAATGTCATCCTGATCATGACCGATGACCAAGGCTACGGTGACATCGGTGCCCACGGAAACCCGCAGCTAAAAACGCCGGCACTGGATCAACTCCATGCGGAGTCGCTGCGCTTGACCAATTTCCACTCCAGCCCCTTCTGCACGCCCACGCGGGCCGCGCTGATGACGGGTCGGTTCCCCGCACGCACCGGTGCTTACCGCACCAGTTCCGGACGCACCATGATGCACACCGATGAGAGAACCATCGGCCATGTCTTCGCAGAAAATGGTTACGCCACCGGCATGGTGGGCAAATGGCACTTGGGCGATAACGCACCGCACCGCCCCCAGGACCGTGGCTTCCAGGATGTCGTTTGGCACCGCTGCGGCGGCATCGGTCAGGCATCGGACTACTGGGGCAACGATTACTTCGACGATACCTACGAGCGCAACGGCAAGTTCGAAAAGTTCGAGGGATACTGCACCGATGTTTGGTTCGAGGAGGCGAAGCGCTTCATCCGTGAGCGTAAAGACGAGGCATTCTTCCTCTACCTTGCCCTCAACGCACCGCACGGCCCTTATTTCGTGCCTGAGCAATGGGCCGCTCCTTATAAGAACCATCCAGCGACCAAAGCCTTTGCCAATTTTTACGGCATGATCGCCAACATCGATCACAACGTGGACTTGCTGCGCAAGGAGTTAGACCGACTGGAACTCAGTGAAAATACCATCTTGATTTTCATGACCGATAACGGCACCGCCGCGGGTGCCAAATTCAAGGGGCTCGACTCCGAGGCCGTCAAGGGATTCAACGCAGGCATGCGCGGTAAAAAATCTTCCATCTACGAGGGTGGGCACCGTGTTCCGTTTTTCATCCATTGGCCGAAAGGTGGACTGGAAGGAGGCCGCGACATCTCCGCGCTAACAGCCCACATCGATGTGCTGCCAACGCTCGCCGCCCTCTGTGGCATCGAGCTTCAGGAGTCGCACCAGCCCGATGGTATTTCCTTCGACAATCTCTTGAAAGACCCTCAAGCTACACCACGCCGTGATCACCTGGTCGTCCAGTTCCAAGGCGGGGCCTATTTCAATGCCCAGCCACAGAAGTGGCAAGACAGCTGTGTGGTGAAAGACCGCTGGCGCCTGATCAATGGCAAAGAGCTCTATGATCTGGAGGCCGACCTCGCCCAGCGCAATGACGTCGCTGCCGAGCACCCGGAAGTGCTTGCCGAGCTACGGGCACTCTACACCCCATTCTGGAAATCTGTCGCCCCGCGCATGACGCCGGTCTCGATCGATCTCGGCAACCCGACCGATAACCCCACCGTGCTGTGCTCGCAGGATTGGTACATGGCCAAGGGCAATCCACCGTGGAATTTCCGCCACATCCAAAAACTTCCGCGCGTCACCGGACCATGGATGGTGGATGTCAAAAAGGCAGGAATCTACCGCATCACCCTGCGCCAGCTGCCCAAGGAGGCCAAGGCGACCGTCAATGCCGTGCGAGCACGTCTGACGATTGCCGGCATCGAAAAAGAGGCCGTCGTCGAAAAAGGCAGCCGGGGCGTTGTCTTCGAACTCAGCCTCCCTGCCGGCAAAACCCAACTCACCACCTACCTGTATGATGCGCAGGGCAAAGCTGGTGGCGCCTATTTCACCGAAGTCGAAGCTCTCTAA
- a CDS encoding right-handed parallel beta-helix repeat-containing protein: protein MTARFRAAVAAALFHGVLFASATAATYYVSPDGNDSHSGKSEAQAWKKVQNAVDQMSAGDTLVVLEGIYTGRLKIKSGITIKAKNPRQVIFSGAEPLTAPFEKHAGNIYKTQVNTEVKQLFHQMKPMTWATWPNIQWSENWDADKKWLQASTGTGPGVLKSEAFRQIQDLDLTGAYCFLRYSKGNSCFSRRVKSFDGSTLHWDDQDFYSVRFTGEDGRKGSPAAIKKGKAKPNVRAKFFISGALDLLDHDGEWFAHDGTLYFQSPDGKAPHPSDVWVKTSDYALYETEALRQVSIEGIDFFATSVKLSHPENREISFANCHFNYISSELLFVDNVRGPLADKPIEVHGNSLRLTRCLFAGAQNTGLKLVGSEISVSHSVFAENNRHATFAGRALALHPSGTFSILRNTFFNNCSDAILITPNATYRESTPPQIAYNHIFNAGIYNSDVSGVYMPNLSQHYTEFHHNWVHNVKGNGLRLDQAGEKLSVHHNVFWASKRGMNIEGFGNFNIYNNTSVHNHEPCMITRNVVAKRKGTGDAYVSNDTSFPPITDWNVLNNLVQHFVDRVGPSEKGPFAESKAQGKLHPERAKSIALPVQDRGAVRGNLTGFKLDIFANGSLDQLNLIPTDPAVKHEVAPTPALKKQQVNDLDPFRGAYDVGDLGWAVGSGWMPYGLPHPTTMAEAEKWAKTYHQLSVVPQVAEAKLPLEKLSPAPFVAPPVDLPERPAKKPKKARAKK, encoded by the coding sequence GTGACCGCACGCTTCCGGGCGGCGGTCGCTGCAGCCCTCTTCCATGGCGTCCTATTCGCCTCGGCAACCGCTGCCACCTACTACGTTTCCCCCGATGGAAACGACAGCCATTCCGGCAAGTCGGAAGCCCAGGCGTGGAAGAAGGTGCAGAATGCGGTCGACCAAATGAGCGCCGGCGACACCTTGGTTGTGTTAGAGGGTATTTACACCGGCAGGCTGAAGATCAAATCGGGTATCACCATCAAGGCGAAGAACCCGCGCCAAGTCATCTTCAGCGGTGCGGAGCCCCTGACTGCACCTTTTGAAAAACACGCGGGAAACATCTACAAAACCCAAGTCAATACGGAGGTGAAGCAGCTGTTCCACCAGATGAAACCGATGACTTGGGCCACTTGGCCGAACATCCAATGGTCGGAAAACTGGGACGCTGACAAGAAGTGGCTGCAGGCCTCCACGGGCACCGGACCGGGTGTATTGAAATCGGAGGCGTTCCGTCAAATTCAAGACCTTGATCTCACAGGTGCCTACTGTTTTTTACGTTACTCCAAAGGCAACAGCTGTTTCAGCAGAAGGGTCAAATCCTTCGATGGCAGCACCCTGCACTGGGATGATCAGGATTTCTACTCGGTGCGCTTCACCGGTGAAGACGGCCGCAAGGGGTCGCCAGCGGCCATCAAGAAGGGCAAGGCGAAGCCAAATGTGCGCGCCAAGTTTTTCATCTCCGGCGCACTGGATTTACTCGATCACGATGGCGAATGGTTTGCCCATGACGGGACGCTCTATTTCCAATCGCCCGATGGCAAAGCCCCCCACCCGTCCGACGTGTGGGTCAAGACCAGCGACTACGCGCTCTACGAAACCGAAGCACTGCGTCAGGTGTCGATCGAGGGCATCGATTTCTTTGCCACTTCGGTGAAGTTATCGCACCCCGAGAACCGCGAGATCAGCTTTGCCAACTGCCACTTCAACTACATCAGCTCCGAGCTACTCTTCGTCGATAACGTGCGTGGCCCGCTCGCGGACAAGCCCATCGAAGTCCACGGCAACTCGCTCCGCTTGACCCGCTGCCTGTTCGCCGGAGCCCAGAACACCGGGCTGAAATTGGTCGGTTCCGAGATCTCAGTGAGCCATTCGGTCTTTGCGGAAAACAATCGCCACGCCACCTTTGCGGGTCGAGCTCTCGCGCTCCATCCCAGCGGCACGTTTTCGATCCTGCGGAATACCTTTTTCAACAATTGCTCGGACGCCATTCTCATCACTCCCAATGCCACCTATCGGGAATCCACGCCACCTCAGATCGCCTATAATCACATCTTCAATGCCGGCATTTACAACAGTGATGTCTCGGGCGTCTACATGCCGAACCTTTCCCAGCATTACACCGAGTTCCACCACAACTGGGTGCACAATGTGAAGGGCAATGGTTTGCGACTCGATCAGGCTGGCGAAAAACTTAGCGTGCACCACAACGTCTTCTGGGCGTCGAAACGCGGCATGAACATCGAGGGCTTTGGCAATTTCAACATCTACAACAACACCTCCGTGCACAACCACGAGCCGTGCATGATCACCCGCAATGTGGTGGCGAAGAGAAAAGGCACCGGCGATGCCTACGTCAGCAACGACACCTCCTTCCCCCCGATCACCGACTGGAATGTGCTGAACAATCTCGTGCAGCACTTTGTCGATCGAGTCGGCCCCAGCGAGAAAGGCCCGTTTGCGGAGTCGAAGGCCCAGGGAAAACTGCACCCCGAACGAGCCAAAAGCATCGCACTGCCGGTGCAAGATCGAGGAGCTGTCCGAGGCAACCTCACCGGCTTCAAGCTGGATATCTTTGCCAATGGTTCCCTCGACCAGCTCAATCTCATCCCCACCGACCCGGCCGTCAAACATGAAGTCGCTCCCACGCCGGCGCTGAAAAAACAGCAGGTCAACGATCTCGATCCATTCCGTGGTGCCTACGATGTCGGCGATCTAGGTTGGGCAGTCGGCAGCGGGTGGATGCCCTACGGCTTGCCACATCCCACCACGATGGCCGAGGCGGAAAAATGGGCCAAAACCTACCATCAACTCTCCGTCGTCCCGCAGGTGGCCGAGGCCAAGCTGCCGCTGGAAAAACTGAGCCCCGCCCCCTTTGTCGCCCCTCCGGTGGATCTCCCCGAACGTCCGGCCAAGAAGCCGAAAAAGGCCAGGGCGAAGAAGTGA